CCATCCACTAGCATGGAGGACCGGGAAGTCAACCCGGCGCATATGATTCCTGAGCACTTGAAACGGGATATCCTGGAAGGTAAGGATGTAAACCTGGCCTCCCTTCTGATTGCCTCCCAGGACGTGGTCGAAAACACGACGTACGCCTATGACGAGGTGTCAGTTGTAGTCAAGTCCAGGGATGCCCGGCTCAATAGGAAATTGACCATTTCCGAATTCGTTTTGGCCTTCGGAATCTACAGAGAGGTCATCTGTGCGGTCCACCCCGACAGAAGGGAGGAACTCGACCTCTACTTGcacaaactggtggacttgggcaACAAATACGGAGGATCAGCATTTTATGACTATCACAGGTCTTTTTCGGCGAAAGTGGCgggggctttctcccagtacggagtccgctccaactgggcaagaATTGACACGGTCATATTTTGCCGCCACTTCGCAGGCCTTAGGACCCCAGCCTGTGCgcactgctcctccacggcccacaccaccaatttctgccCGAACACGTCGGTCAGACAGGGCCCCTCCCAGTCAGCTGGGCCCTCCGGGGTCCCGGAGAGACTGGCCCGGGACAAACTGGGCCGGCCGATCAAATTTCTAGGCAAATCTATGATTTGCAACAATTTCAATGAGGGGTCCTGTAATTATAACGGATGTAAATTGTTACATATATGCACCAAATGCTTCCGGGCACATGCCAAATCCATGTGTCCGAATAAAATGTTCACTAAACCGTATCTATCAACCATCAACGTGCCAGTCTTTACCGCGCTCATGTCGCAGCACCCCTCCAGGCATCTCTCAGATTTTCTCATCTCAGGGTTGACAGAAGGatttcacacgggcatcctgtACATGCCAACAGGCACCCTGGAGTGTCCCAATCTTTTGTCCGCTCTGCACAACCCCACCGCCattgacgccctcatagcccAGGAGGTAACAGAGGGTTTTGTGCTAGGTCCTTTCAAAACTCCCCCGTTCGCCACATGGCGCACCAACCCCATTGGCATTGTCACTGGGAAATCTTCCCAGAAACAGAGGCTCATCATCGACCTATCGGCGCCTCACGGGACGGGcaaccccagtctcaactccctcattccctcGGAGGAATTCTCTCTACAGTACACCACCATTGACCACGCCATCACGGCCATCAGACAAGCGGGGGTGggggcatggctcagcaaaaccgacatcgccaaCGCCTTCAAACTACTGCCGATTCACCCTACCCTGTGGCACCTGCACGGCATCAAGTGGTCAGGGAAGTactattttttctcccgattgacCTTCGGGTCCAAAAGCAGCCCGGCCATCTTCGACGTGTTTGCGGAGGCGTTATGCTGGTTGCTATTGAACATAGCGAGATGCCCGCTGGTTttgcattaccttgatgacttCCTATTGGTGGAAGAAAACACTTCCCCTCCTTCCAGCCTCAgagccaccatcaagctgttcaaTGAACTGGGGGTCCCCCTCTCCACCaagaagacagaggggccggacacgatcatcaccttcctgggtatcCAGTTGGATTCAGCTTTGATGCAAGCCAGCTTACCGTCTgggaagatccaggacattctcACCCACATAGACGGCTATCTTCAACTCGGCACCTGCAACCGCAGAGAACTACAGTCCCTGCTGGgctccctgaactttgccatgcgcatcataccCCAGGGTCGCTCGTTTATTTCACGGCTGCTGCACCTCTTCCCCTTGTTCCGACACGACTCACACAGattgtccctggatgcccacgctgcgGCGGATCTAGGtatgtgggggagatttctgtccacctggaatggcaggagcttgtttctccctcagctgtcggactcttccccctccatctggtcagatgcggcatctaccacaggctttgCGGCCATATTCGGGGACGACTGGCTGTGGGGCGGCTGGCCTCCTGAGGTCCAGGGTTTGGAAGGATTCTCCACTACCTCAGCACTGTTTGAGATCTACCCCATCGTAGCAGCtgccgtggcgtggggtcatttatgggcaaaTCTGGCGGTCCGCTGCTACTCGGACAACCAAGCAACCTGCCAGATCATAAACAAGGGTCGTTCtaaatccctcacaatcatgaggttcaTGCGAAGACTCACTTGGCTGGCCGCCTGCAATAATTTTTTCTTGcattgtttccatgtcccgggggtgtGCAATTCGGCTGCTGACAATTTGTCTCGCTTCAAATTCCAGGCATTTCATCGGGATCTCCCGTCAGCATCACCCACTGCCTCCAGCACCCCGTCATTTCAGCAACTCATTCTGGACTAGAGGccatcatgcggcatagccagtctttgGCCCACCTTTCACTATCAGTCAATACACATAGGACATACAACAGAGCGTTCACGCTTTTCAACAGATTCCTGGTAgaacacaacatcacgcaccctttCATCATGTCGTCTGTTTTGGGAtttgcttccttttgccacctcaaactcaaaatgtcatacaacaccatcaaactatatctcactgGCATCCAACATCACATGCTAATCTTGCACCCTAACTACACCAGCTTCATGGCCTCCCACCAAATCAAAACAATACTCAGAGGCATTCAGAAGACGGAACCCGCGCGTCCAGCCCAAAGGCTGCCCATCGACAGTCATGTCTTCAAGGCGTTATCCGACCTGCTGGACGCGACGCCTTTCGATTCAAATACCAACGCTGTCATCAAAACCGCAATTTACTTAGCCTTCTAcgggttcctgaggcccggggaattcactaccaCCTCCACGTCCCAAACCTCACCTTGTCTCCTCGTCTCCCACTTATCCAAACACCTGGATCACTACATCCTGACCCTACCTCAGTCCAAAAGTAGTCAGCATTCACCCGTCAACATCTcatattaccccacgcacaacaaatGGTGCCCGGTGAGGGTACTGGACACCTACAGTCAGCTTCACAGGttcctaccctctcaaccgctactccaAGTGCATGGATCGGTGCTCACCACGACCACCTTCATGATCCATGTCAGGTCTTTTCTCACCCAACTGGGCCTAAACGCTGGCAGCTACTcggggcactcctttcgcattggagcggcatccacggcctccagtgccaacatccctacCCATGTTATCAAGAAATTGGGACGCTGGAAGTCGTCCGCATATGCgcggtacattcccaatccagcGCATGAGTTAAGAGTGGCTTTCCAAAGCTTGTCGGGTTGAGCTGTGTACATGTTTTATTGGTTACaaataaactggttatttccatttttgccctcttctttcttaggcctacctcatcctcggtttcggcacaccacaaccgactgcatttctttccctgcattccagggctcttctctgtactaccgtaagcacctaacacaagtattaaggcatttgcctggatttgtgggaggggctgaggtccgcctccagcctatttagggcaccccccttacctggctcctgcaccgtctgaggtctgagctttgtccctcccaccactccactcatttacaactcatttcttttatgtcttttccttgggtgggccctcttctttcttaggcctacctcatcctcggtttcggcacaccacaaccgactgcatttctttccctgcattccagggctcttctctgtactaccgtaagcacctaacacaaatatatatatatatatatataaaaataaaaataaacacttatacttacctcagtgtcagagATGCGATGCAGGTCTCTTCTGGCCTcagtatggctcaggcggcgcgattacgtcattgtgccacttgcgccggcctctgataggctgcaggcactaggccggcagcctatcagaggaaggaaaagggacacgcctctccctcccctgccgcagcacagccatctgtatcgctgtcctgagtacagcgatacagatgactatggagatgaacgcttccacaatggaagcgctcatctcccggtgccccgccgccgccccccacttctgagcagggCCGCGccaccagctcggggggggggggggacaattgccccgttgccccccctggATCTGCCAgtgggtccgcaatgcatgggcaccgaccgtgggccagccgtatgcggatcgcgaccccattcacttgaatggggtccgcgatccattagttctatctttttgcggaacagaagcatagaacaccacagaagcactctatagtgcttccgttccgtggttctgttccattccacaccgcatctctggatttgcggacccagtgAAGTGAATTGGTCAGCATCCGGCATGTGGATTGCACTCGGCCACGGGGGACACGGtcgtgtggaagaggccttagAGTACGACCACATGATCAGGTTTCTGTATGCAGTTTttcgaagccaaaaccaggagtgaattcaaaaaagagaagttatatctgtcctttatccttttttttcctttttatgatccattcctgcatgcagaaacctgaccatgtggccgtgcCCTTATGATTCTGATGCAACTGTCCTAGAATACTGTACAAACGTGTAGGATGACCATGATGACTGAGTTAAAGCTGTGGTCACACTACCATCAGAGGCTATGTTTGGAACCGTTGCATCAGGTTAGACAGGAAGGATACACTGGAATACAGTGCTATTCTCCATGTCATAATGACTGACACCTAAATGAAACCTGTTGATGTCTGTCATGTGATGGAAACCATGAAGGGAGTGTGAACACAGTCTTTCATGTAGCAGTCTTTCACCTATGCAGTCCAGTCACCTAGCAGTACATATAGGCCAGAAGCTAAACATAGGCTTTTTTAGGGGATGGAACATGGAAACCCTGTTCTGGTAATCAGTGGAGGTCCTAACACTCAGCCTTTTTTTTTGCTACTGATGTTCTTGTTTACTAAGTACCGATTTTTGTCTTTCTGGCTTCATATGAAAAATGCAGCACACTTGGGggttttttttcaggcattttgacAACACTTTCTCAAAAGGGAAAAAACCACATGAAGAAAACACTAGTGATAAGACACTGTACAAAGAACATCAGAAAAGAACAACATAAAACTGTAGGTGGACAAAAAATAACCGCAAACTTACAAATTCATGTGTGTAAGgatactaaggctgggttcacatgtgaCTGAATAGCTGTGGATTTGCTGTTGTTGATTTTCACGCTACAAATCTGCAGTGTTGTACAGTATCTCTGAATTGTCACCCACCcactgtgtaaaaaaatgcaGTTGAAAAGGGGCAGCATGTCAAGTTAGGGTCCAgtcacatgtccgtagtgtattgcggatccgcaatacacccagctggtaccccaatagaactgcctattcttgtccgcaattgcataacaaaaaatcaaagaaaaagatacaaaacatcctgcacgatttGATAACTAAATATGCATatgtacatggcaacatttataaggaaaaaatcacggaaaataatgcacaatagatgcaagctttatatatggactaagcccctcactctgatatgataaaatctgagactctcagctaatatattttgatcaaaacacatctgtgcccgcctacctgcgccaaggtggtctcagtcaggcaggtcctacgctaaacctatctatgccgttgggcatctatattcaggacATTATAGTCACCTCTCATTGGTTtcttgatgcacacagaggtaactaggagcagcacactttatgtgcagggtcagctctcctgaatatagatgcccaaCGCCAttggtaggtttagagtaggacctgcctgactgtgACAACCTTGGCacaggtaggcgggcacagatgtgttttgagcaaaatatattggctgagagtctcagattttatcatatcagagtgaaggcttaatccatatataatgcttgcatctattgtgttatcTAGTGCATTATTTTACATGATTTTTTTCCTTTGCTTAACCAGCGTAAAGATGAAAATGTTTTATGTACCGGAAAACCTGCTATAGCTATTTTGACTGTTGCATGGtaatgtttgcatgctgtggcaATCAGAATTGCTTGAGGAGTAGCCATTATTGCGGAATGTAAAACCCCCTAAGTATACATCTGTTTCTCATATGAAGACTGGTGTCATAATGTTGTCCCCTATGAACCAAATGATAATCACATATTGATTGAGAAATTCCTGGAAAGCAGACTATACTCTAACCCTAACCCTGTAACCAAGAATGTTCTCACCTTTATCTGTTTTCTTTTACTGTTTGTTAATAGATGAAATTCTAATTTGACTCATGTTCAAGTTTCTACATTGTTCTAGGAGTCTGAGGTTTCATCACTGCCGTCATAATTGTTACCACATCTGATGTTacatgaggcctcttgcacacgaatgttgtgcatccgttctgtgcattggagaccgcagTTTGGCGGCCAAAATGGATCAAGACCcagtcaacttgaatgggtccgtgatccaagttctatttttttgcggtgcggaggcatggacagaaacaccacggaaacactctgtagtgcttctgtggggttccgatccgtgctttcaTTCCACATCtacgtgattgcggacccattcaagtgaatgggtccgcatccgtgacccgtgtattgtggacccgccgtaAGCatacaacgttcgtgtgcaagaggcctaattatAAAGTTTACAAGGAAGCTAGGTCCTCCTCATGTTACAGTGCTAACTCGATGCCCCACTATTGCATTTCACTGTTTATCTCTGCCTGGAAACCTGGGACTTGTCCAAGTCCATTAGAGCACCTGCAGAAGATCTGCACTAATTTCTATGCAGGTTTCTGTGCGTTTCTGCACCCAAACTACTCCATAAACTGCAATTTCTAAGGGTGCCTTCATacgcggcagattttgtggcagatgaTACCACGACTGAAAATTCAGTTGAATAAGcaagcaagcacatggatttctgcaagcctcattAGGCCTCCTTAACATGACCGTATAGTTTTtaaagtattttgcagtccgcaaaaaacggatccgcacaaaatacggatgacatccgtgtgcattccgtgttttgcggaactgaacatctggcccctaatagaacagtactatccctgtccgttatgcggacaataataggacatgttctatgcttgaacagaatggaaatacagaaacagaagacatatggagtaccttccgttttgttGCGgatttattgaaatgaatggttccgtatatggtccgtatacggaacgccaaaaacgtgtgcaggaggcctaaggtgaATGGAACAAAATTTCAGTCGCTGaactttctgccacaaaatctgccacgtgtgaaggctTCCTAACAGCCTTTTGTTTGaggatttgatgcagttttgccgcAAATATCACTCGTCATTAGaatagggtgaaatccacagctaaaaccacaaacatagACATGCACAGATATGCCGCAGATATCTAAATCCACACAGCAGATCAGACGCACGTAAAacatctgcaaagtgtacatatactgtttgctggtactgtactacactGTGGAAAAACTgggcattagagatggccttgtggttcgcccggcggtcgtttcgcggcaaactttgcttgtttgtgatttgccaaacatgcgaacatatggcgatgttcgcgtgtgccatattcttttgcattgcgccgaactttgacccatgacacatccatcaggtgggataggaaagccaattgagacatttcagcacatggacacaccaccaCGCTATAACataacctgatctggcagccattttacattctgtgttttgccagtgtaggtgtcaccgccacttctgtgagaaggtctgttagatgttcttctctacctgcatgaagttctttgttttggtttcactttgtcatctcctttccttctcccagctgtcacctatttacactaattgtctccctttatattccctcccatactgcctcactttgcggtttatacttcttcttggcttgtgttcactgctggatgctgcttctgctgattcctcaggtaagtctgtttcctttatttgtgtttccttgctggcttgattctaggtgaccttgactttgtccgtattaagtgcagggagctggtggtcgtgtcccctcactattatagggttttcaggtgtcacatagtatgaggtacgtggacatgcaatcgtctaccataaagacctttgcatgggcatagcagtcagggagagctctacgggttttatagggctcacccatatgctccttagtttgggatcaagccagtcggatgtttatttataagttccagctttctgcaacaccatccgtgacagtagggagaggttgctttgtggagcagggacagactgttaggggcaaccaaacgctagctaatagggctacaaggtccttttaagtactggtataggtgtgctatcgataggtgtgatatactgaggggtgtgatatacttataatatactttctaacatagaaatattgattaaggcctgcaatacaccacaaaatactgattaaggaatttctatacctgcttccaccaaatattgattgagacctgcgatacacctgcttccacaaaatactgattaaggggtttgatatacctgcttccacaaaatactgattaaggggtttgatatacccttccaccaaatattgattgaggcctgggatacacctgcttccacaaaatactgattaaggggttttagatacctgcttccacaaaatactgattaaggggtttgatatacctgcttccacaaaatactgattaaggggtttgatatacctgcttccacaaaatactgattaaggggtttgatatacctgcttccacaaaatactgattaaggggtttgatatacctgcatccaacaaatattgattgaggcctgcaatacacctgcttccacaaaatactgattaaggggtttgatatatcggcttccacaaaatactgattgaggggattgatatacctgcttccaccaaatactga
This is a stretch of genomic DNA from Bufo gargarizans isolate SCDJY-AF-19 chromosome 3, ASM1485885v1, whole genome shotgun sequence. It encodes these proteins:
- the LOC122933207 gene encoding uncharacterized protein LOC122933207, which codes for MSLDGLENFSIPGTPARSVTATPGDDLASPASIRSWTVPRITAELRKRHVPFPATARKAELFRLLRASSNPGDAGEGPSQSGTGDIHAMLASLMTSMSTVNARLERLEAVTTTLSLTGPPPAASPAPAGLPVITPSTSMEDREVNPAHMIPEHLKRDILEGKDVNLASLLIASQDVVENTTYAYDEVSVVVKSRDARLNRKLTISEFVLAFGIYREVICAVHPDRREELDLYLHKLVDLGNKYGGSAFYDYHRSFSAKVAGAFSQYGVRSNWARIDTVIFCRHFAGLRTPACAHCSSTAHTTNFCPNTSVRQGPSQSAGPSGVPERLARDKLGRPIKFLGKSMICNNFNEGSCNYNGCKLLHICTKCFRAHAKSMCPNKMFTKPYLSTINVPVFTALMSQHPSRHLSDFLISGLTEGFHTGILYMPTGTLECPNLLSALHNPTAIDALIAQEVTEGFVLGPFKTPPFATWRTNPIGIVTGKSSQKQRLIIDLSAPHGTGNPSLNSLIPSEEFSLQYTTIDHAITAIRQAGVGAWLSKTDIANAFKLLPIHPTLWHLHGIKWSGKYYFFSRLTFGSKSSPAIFDVFAEALCWLLLNIARCPLVLHYLDDFLLVEENTSPPSSLRATIKLFNELGVPLSTKKTEGPDTIITFLGIQLDSALMQASLPSGKIQDILTHIDGYLQLGTCNRRELQSLLGSLNFAMRIIPQGRSFISRLLHLFPLFRHDSHRLSLDAHAAADLGMWGRFLSTWNGRSLFLPQLSDSSPSIWSDAASTTGFAAIFGDDWLWGGWPPEVQGLEGFSTTSALFEIYPIVAAAVAWGHLWANLAVRCYSDNQATCQIINKGRSKSLTIMRFMRRLTWLAACNNFFLHCFHVPGVCNSAADNLSRFKFQAFHRDLPSASPTASSTPSFQQLILD